Proteins co-encoded in one Papaver somniferum cultivar HN1 chromosome 5, ASM357369v1, whole genome shotgun sequence genomic window:
- the LOC113278601 gene encoding agmatine coumaroyltransferase-2-like — MSIKVEIVSSKLVGPMYNGYEPKPVPNTFISLTVFDKVVEDDYASVLYVYKPPNPSNMSLEQGLRRALVEYPEMAGRFSTNENCDERVILLNDKGMRFIEATADCTLDEVVLFKPSTLSTFNPNERRLDELALVQLTRFTCGSLVLFFSSSHIVADGASASQFVVAWSQACRGLKIPPRPLYNRNIFVPRDPPIVASDHKNVEVAKRVINHNELMDQLLPYSADNVVYHKAHFTPEFIANLKSKANSTVPDTADGKRRPYSTFESLVAHIWRTMAKVRGLTDLQTTEVKISVNGRRRLKPCVPDEYFGNVVLAAFPQSRVNELLQKSLSHAAEGWKVPTVWPNLEADSWLGFPFSAVDFGFGKPYIFMPSFAPWEGVVYLVPSLDGDGSIDVYITLFEQHLNLFEEICFCVN, encoded by the exons ATGTCCATCAAAGTTGAGATTGTGAGTTCAAAGCTAGTAGGACCAATGTACAATGGTTATGAACCAAAACCAGTTCCTAATACATTTATTTCTCTTACTGTCTTTGACAAGGTAGTGGAAGATGATTACGCATCGGTCCTATATGTGTATAAACCACCAAACCCATCAAACATGTCATTAGAACAAGGTCTCCGGAGGGCTTTAGTTGAGTACCCAGAAATGGCTGGCAGGTTTTCTACAAATGAAAACTGTGATGAACGTGTGATACTACTAAATGACAAAGGTATGAGATTCATTGAAGCAACCGCTGATTGCACTCTCGATGAGGTTGTTCTGTTCAAGCCGTCTACCTTGTCGACTTTCAACCCAAATGAAAGAAGACTAGATGAATTGGCTCTTGTTCAGCTTACTAGATTCACTTGTGGTTCACTAGTTTTGTTCTTTTCCAGCAGCCACATAGTGGCTGATGGTGCATCTGCCAGTCAATTCGTTGTTGCATGGAGCCAAGCTTGTCGAGGTTTAAAGATTCCTCCGCGCCCTTTGTACAACCGGAACATATTTGTTCCACGAGATCCGCCTATAGTCGCTTCCGACCACAAAAATGTCGAGGTTGCAAAGAGGGTGATCAATCATAATGAGCTGATGGATCAACTACTTCCTTACTCGGCAGATAATGTGGTCTATCATAAAGCACATTTCACACCCGAATTTATTGCCAACCTTAAGAGTAAGGCTAACTCTACAGTTCCAGATACCGCTGACGGAAAACGTAGGCCTTATTCCACCTTTGAAAGCTTGGTAGCTCATATATGGAGAACCATGGCTAAGGTCCGAGGACTTACAGATCTTCAGACAACCGAAGTTAAGATCTCCGTGAATGGACGAAGAAGGTTGAAACCTTGTGTTCCAGATGAGTACTTTGGTAATGTGGTTCTTGCTGCATTTCCTCAATCTCGAGTGAACGAACTTTTGCAGAAATCCTTGAGCCATGCCGCTGAG GGATGGAAAGTCCCAACCGTGTGGCCCAATTTGGAGGCCGATAGCTGGCTTGGATTTCCATTCAGCGCCGTGGATTTCGGATTTGGAAAGCCTTATATTTTCATGCCATCATTTGCACCTTGGGAGGGTGTGGTGTATTTGGTTCCTTCATTGGATGGTGATGGAAGTATAGATGTCTACATAACTTTGTTCGAGCAACATCTGAATCTGTTCGAAGAAATTTGTTTCTGCGTAAACTAA
- the LOC113280796 gene encoding agmatine hydroxycinnamoyltransferase 1-like, with amino-acid sequence MSIKVKIVSSKLVGPIYNGDEPKPVPNQFVPLSVFDKLVDDDYATIIYVYKPPNPSNMLFEQGLRKALAEYPEWAGRFSASENGEERVILLNDKGMRFIEATADCTVDEVIPFNLSTLSSLNPSERGIDELALVQLSRFTCGSLVVFFSGSHMVADGAGASQFAVSWSQACRGLEIHPRPLHDRNIFVPRDPPKVAYDHKNVEVAKRVVNNNELIDPIPPYSADDVVRHRAHFTPEFIARIKSKANSSVPDMVNGGRRPYSTFESLVAHLWRTMTRVRGLAELQTTEMKISVNGRRRLKPCVPDEYFGNLILSAFPQSRAKELLDESLSRTAEVIHESVGKVNSDYFKSFIDFASTNIQDEDLRLEEEGWKVPTLWPNVEVDSWLGFPFHAVDFGFGKPYLFMPSFGAWEGVAYLVPSFDGDGSIDVYITLFQQHLDRFQEICFCLD; translated from the coding sequence ATGTCCATCAAAGTTAAGATAGTGAGTTCAAAGCTAGTAGGACCAATTTACAATGGTGATGAACCAAAACCTGTTCCTAATCAGTTTGTTCCGCTTAGTGTCTTTGACAAGTTAGTAGATGATGATTATGCAACGATCATATATGTGTATAAACCACCAAACCCATCAAATATGTTATTCGAACAAGGTCTACGGAAGGCATTAGCCGAATACCCAGAATGGGCTGGCAGGTTTTCTGCAAGTGAAAATGGCGAGGAGCGTGTGATACTACTAAATGACAAAGGTATGAGATTCATCGAAGCAACCGCTGATTGCACTGTCGATGAGGTTATTCCATTCAACCTGTCTACCTTGTCGAGTTTAAACCCAAGTGAAAGGGGAATTGATGAATTGGCTCTAGTTCAGCTCAGTAGATTCACTTGTGGTTCATTAGTTGTGTTCTTTTCGGGAAGCCATATGGTGGCTGATGGAGCTGGTGCAAGTCAATTCGCTGTATCTTGGAGTCAAGCTTGTCGAGGTTTAGAAATTCACCCACGCCCGTTGCACGACCGGAACATATTTGTCCCTCGAGATCCTCCTAAAGTCGCTTATGACCACAAAAATGTTGAGGTTGCAAAGAGGGTGGTGAACAATAATGAGCTGATTGATCCAATACCTCCTTATTCGGCAGATGACGTGGTCCGACATAGAGCACATTTCACACCGGAATTTATTGCCAGGATTAAGAGTAAGGCTAACTCCTCAGTTCCAGATATGGTCAATGGTGGACGCAGGCCTTATTCCACCTTTGAGAGCTTGGTTGCTCATTTATGGAGAACCATGACTAGGGTTCGAGGACTTGCAGAGCTTCAAACAACGGAAATGAAGATCTCCGTGAATGGACGAAGAAGATTGAAACCTTGTGTTCCAGATGAGTACTTTGGTAATTTGATTCTTTCCGCATTTCCTCAATCTCGAGCCAAAGAGCTTTTGGATGAATCCTTGAGTCGTACGGCCGAGGTAATTCATGAATCTGTAGGGAAGGTGAACTCGGACTACTTCAAATCTTTTATAGACTTTGCAAGCACTAACATTCAGGATGAGGATTTGAGGTTAGAGGAAGAAGGCTGGAAAGTCCCAACTTTGTGGCCCAATGTTGAGGTAGATAGCTGGCTTGGATTCCCGTTCCACGCAGtggattttggttttggaaaGCCTTACCTTTTCATGCCATCATTTGGAGCTTGGGAGGGTGTAGCATACTTAGTTCCTTCGTTTGATGGTGATGGAAGCATAGATGTCTATATAACTTTGTTTCAGCAACATTTGGATCGGTTCCAAGAAATTTGTTTCTGCTTAGACTAA